A segment of the Crassostrea angulata isolate pt1a10 chromosome 10, ASM2561291v2, whole genome shotgun sequence genome:
gaaatttttgaaacatgcaaaatatattgttgccgattttgtgaagtaaattgaggctaaatatttcaatgcgttgacagttttcacacatgacgttggtgttagcttgttccgattttcgtttcgttttcataatttctgcttgtaacctgggaactatcgtctgtattaattatttcgtgatttttacgtatcaaatcaaacagagactttggtaaatcaaacagttaactgtttacctgcgcaaattgagcgaaatctgatgtatcaaaaaataatgaaatacaattcattctatcggtaattcgatcggcattatcttttgcgtaatggtagattaatgaaataggttttgttgcgatgctcggcattttctcgagtttattcagtttaaataaagtttggcattgctgacggaaatatgtaggtatatacatgtatatatatgattcatttcgaaaaaataaattgtgttctttatttgttatagtgaatgtttcttgtgtttaattgttttcaatttctatttactaaccatatttgagtgttaagcttcaaattataagcaagatacagagatttgctcacaattctatgtttgtacacagatcttaaaaactaaagattaaaaaagtaaaaaatttatcaatatttattaagaaaattttcaaagtctgttcgttcagaaaccaactttaacatcttattgtattgtaaacttaacattttttcatcattattactcttactgtacatgtgatccttcactgtgtttgtgtacatttgtataaactgattttgaacctcaaataccagtgaactggtcttgagtgaataaaagaatataaaatcttaggccattctttttttccattttaaatgctgaataggaaataccaagttaaaaatcataagctgaatgtaataaactcatgtgaacaaaatatgaatcaaacctaggcgaactgtgagctctgtatcctgcttataattctacaattgacgctgaaattttggttgaacattagaaaatttttatgaattagagtatgttaaatacttgtacaaacaaaataaaagaatgatactagtattctgtatatatctactctctggggccctctctttatacaataaataatgtgaaatctacatcaattttgatagtttttcagacacgagtaaataaaaacgacatctttaaaacagtttccatatttctgacacatttctgttgtggggataaagtaattatcgctattcctaagaatatcacagcggaaaattattctggtttgtacgcgaagtaaataacagtcatttaattataatggagaagacaaataaattttttgaatgtttttaatttgatgaattgagcacattgaggtacaattttcttcttcacatctatacatgtagggtttttaaaataaaaaacaataactattattttttttaatacaataactagtaagtacttagtagttgatgaaaaaaatgtacctatatgctctcatatattttgatcgctttacaaagtggggggggggggggcagaacgaaaatatagggatttggaagttaacaactttacagtatacctctaccaaatatttagttttatatcttgcgtagaaatttcttattctggtaaaaaataatatttcatgaaggtacaatgtcaaagattatatgtatacaaaatagtgtaaaattcgaatactttacaatatttatattttgtttttctaccgagggaccatatgacacaatatcttttgaacgcccattgttgctcaggtgagcgatgtggccccatgggcctcttgtttatattaaaggggaaggaaagtcaaaaacacattttatttaaattaataaagtGGTTTCAATTATCACACATGGTcatgctgttttaaaaataaactacatTAAGCTTTAATGCACGTTTGAAGTTGAAAAATCGTATTTactggaggctgacatgatgtagaactcttttgtattaaaaacaaataacaaaaaaattattttgacgtcacaccatctattccaatttgatttacataatacaatataaacaGTGCTCTGAATAAAACGCTTGTTCATGCCTTTCTGTTACTCAAGTATCCGACTGAGCAAATTTGATTATGTTTAGGTTCAcacgtcaatctaaagaataaatatatttatgtataaatatatgcatttttattaaataaatgacagctgttaatctgctattatttaaagtaattttgatTCCAAGTCAAGTTCTTCGCTCACCGCATAAGCACGTTATATTTGTAATCggaatgtataaaatacaattcattctctAAAGTCGGAATTACCATGTCAAAATTTGTCTACGATACTTGGCATCTGTTGACAATTTCCACAACCACGCGGAGATTAATTCCTCCAACAATTACCTCCGCTTTGAGATTTTAACGAACATGCTCTGTTTGACGTTGGTTTGTAATTTAGTGGAAAGTCAAAGGTTaaagaacggtctcaaatcgaaattgtttcaaatttgtCATTTATAGTAAATATAATGATTTGATAATTAATATACTGATGCTATGTTGATAAAACAAACCAGAAtggatggtgtgacgtcatacattaaTGTTCAATATGGCAGCTCCCATAGCAGCGGGAAATTTAAATTAGGCgatcgattttcttgatttatttattgttccgggggttttaatgaaaataaaaacgatTTACAATTAAAGTAGATGATAAGTAgttgatttattgtacaacataaTTGtagtttccttcccctttaatcGTTAGTCAATTTCTAGATTTTTGTAATTTGCTCTTTAGTCTTAATGTTCCAGAAAGGTTTTGGAGGCACGCAGCGAATCGAACTTgcgtcattttttttacataagtTAGATATCCTATTTTAATTGCGCCTCCGTGGCCGGTAAGTTAACTTCACCATTATGTGTATTTATCAcacattttaatataaaatcatgCGTGTAAAACCAGATTTGTTTTAATGGAATTGAAGACATCGAAAAACTGGAACAAGGTTGCAAGCCTCAATCAGTGGTCAATTTGAATTGGCCGATTtctcttatcaaaatatttgatataatattatacttCAAGATTGATTGAATACTTTGACCAGAAGTGACAATATCTATaatgaaaacttaattttaCCATAACAGATTACCGTTGCTGTGGAATTTTGGAATCAATGATGAATGAATGAAGAAGGATTTTCTATAAAACATGCAACAataatttcttgtttaaaattttacagcCGAATACAATAGTTACCAATGTGCAACCAATTCGTCAGCAATTTGAACTCTCACACACGTGCACGGTACTTTGTTTTCGTTAAGAAATTCTAGCATATTGTTCTTTCCTGAAATATTACAAGGGTATAACTGGAACACAGAATATTTAAGATAGAAGATTTActgtattaattaattaagttgTATATTAAAGATTAGTTTTAGACTAGTAAGCTGTTGACACCTCTTTCCTAGGCCTGCttgacaagtaaaaaaaattttcacagCATTTTATCAAGTGACTAATCAAGTTCCCAAATCTTTTtgcattgtttaattatttcttaatgaaaaaaaatctgtgttTTCATTTGCGACAATGCGCTAATGACGCCATGCCGCTTGATTTTATAATCATTGATAACATCAATAGGATCTAGTAAGGAATGGAGACTAGGTGTTTCATAACGATTTATTCTACAATATCCAACACATCAACGTACATTTAACGGAATCAAACGCAGATAGGAGGGAACGTCATGGAGTATTATcatcatgaaaataaataagaGGTTCCGAATAAATTatctgagagtactcgaacggCATGCTCTCTCGggtatcaaatataaataaatcacaGACCTTAGAATCACAAAGCATGCGCGCTCGAAAGTTACCCTGCGTAGTAGCTAAACACATATTACGATTCAATGGAAACACCCCACGGCGTTATAATGCAGCGCTCTGGAGCGAGCTATCGGGACTCCTCACTTTGTGAGGATAACACAGTTTTCTCTGACGGCACACTCGTGTTGGAGGTCCGGCCACTTGGCGGGTCGGGCAATGGCTTGTCTGCCGCCAAAAAACTCGTGTCTGAAGCACTGTCATCTAAAACGTCCGCTGGTAATAAAGTGCTCTTTTCTGACGTCACATTGACGTCATCACTGGGTTTTGTCACTGGAGGTTCCTTTATAACCTCGTCCTGAGTTTCTTCTGTCTGTTTTTCTCTCTccttctctttctctttctcaaGCGCTTCTTTATCGGCCAGTTCCCGCCATTTTTTCAAGTTTGCACTGCAAAGTAAAAAATGTgagattttctttatgaaatgaacCATGGTCAGAAAAGTACACGAGAaagctaaaaataaatatcaacttACACGGCTCCGTTCACCATCGGTTTTGTTTCCGGCAAAATTTGTGCCATCACTTCATAACAGGGTAGACAAATACCCACCAGAAATCCAACCTAAAAGACGGGAGTAACATTAGTGACTAGTACTCTAGTTTTAAGTATGGGACAGTGGAAACAGGGGAAACAATACGATTGAATTGCAAAGAAAACAACTTTCTACGAACTTAAAACAGTCTATACATGTGATTGCATATTAGTTGTAAGGTGGAAGGAATTATTTGATTAGCTTATCAAATCATCGTACTGTGTGAATGATTTCAATTGGAATGAATTTTCTATAATAAAGCAGATTTATTGATAGACAAATAGGATGCCTTTTTGCAGACATAAATTTTACTTCATTGCTGACACAAAGTTTAGAATCCTTTACATACAGTTACATTATAGCTCTAAACATTCTTGTCCGAATTTCCTCGTATTTTATTTGCGTGACCTGGTTACCTCTAGGTGGGGTAATTCGTTCTTTTTCTGTCTGTCCATCATTGGCATGGGGGTCAGCCCCTGTGATCTCTCCTCGTCTCCCTGGGGAATGTTAGTACAGAGTGTTAGGATTGTGAGGGGGTCAAACTGTGCAGATTCCCATTAACATACATCTTATAAAGGCAATCAGCTATACTGGACACTGGAGATTTATAACTGATCGTCTTTCAATTCAACGATATGgatccattaagctgatttcaCGATCATTTTCAATAGAATGACAGAGTTAaggtttgtttttatatttactagCTATATCCCCAAAATATtccttttgaaatttttaaacccTGTACAAAATGTTCAGTAATCCTATTCCTAACAATGATAAATCCCAATGTGTATTGGTTTAATATGCGGTTCTAATATTCAATATTCCTAAGCGCAAGACATGCCCAATTTAAGGCCATATAATAAAAACTATTTAGAAGACCAACGACATATAAATGATAAGAACTTAAACCAATATCCTTCAAATTTTAATGGATGACAATAAAACAAACATCGCAGTGAGCCTTATTTTTCGGGAGAGAATCGATTTTTTAggatctattttatttttgtaaatgagtGGGAGTCTTGTACATGGAGGGATCATCCACGGACATTTTTATTGTGCTGATCACGTGCAAGGCAGTCAAACGTATTAATCCTGGTTATGACGTATGTACCTGGGATTCCGGGAGTTCGTTTACTTTGTCGCGATCCATAATAGGGTTCTGGACATaaccaattttgattttctctTGATCTCCCTTAAACGTAAATACCAGTTTCATAAAACTAACAAAACCATTGCTGTTGTCTGATTGTTTCCAAAACAAAAACCCATGGATTTAGTTGAACATATACGATTAGATTTATATACCAAAGTGTTTACCTGTTGAGATGCATTATGGGATATGCAACAATCTTATCTAACATTTTTGGGGATGATATCTTTTTCATAGTTTTACTTTAAgatgtaaaaaatattctgtAAAGTACTGTATTCGATTTCTGTTATCTTTTCTGACAAAAAAGAAAGCAGTCTTTTCTGGTGAGGCGCGAGACTTTACCTGCTGCCAGAACTCCTCCATTATGACGTCAACCAGTTGCACCTGGAGTTTCCAGGGTTTGTACATGGAGCACAGATCGGCAGCAGTCATACTGTTGGCCATTACAAGCCGCCTGAAATCACAACATCAAAATACAACAAATACACCACAACAGCACCCAAGCCCCAGATACTTACCTTACTATTGATAGGTCGTACAAAGAACAATTCGTTTTTTACCCCAACCcttcataagtacatgtatctaagcATTGACTTTCTGTGGTAAAAGGTAAAGTCATTGACATAGAGCAAAGCTCCAAAACAAAGCCTGGCtgttaatataataaataatgaaaagcCGGTGATACAATGAGATGTTAACAGTAAGCCCTTCCTGCTTGAACATGATATCTATGTATGTTGATGATAACTCAAAGGAACTCCCCaaacgaccccccccccaaaaaaaaaaaacaaaaaaaaaaactcgtacacaaatttaaaaaaaataatttctgtgTTTACAGGGTTTACCAACATCTATTTTTACTGATAAAGTATCGAAAAGGTGCAATGAAAATTAAGGTATAATACTTCTGACCAGTTTAGAAAGGAAAATACAATTCAGTTTGGATAGAATGTACATACCACTTTCTATGGGAGATTTTTTCGTTTTTGGCAAGGTGTATGGGTTTAGAGGAACAAATGCTtcgttttttgtgttttttgtttgtctTGTTTTGCTTCGTTTTCCTAATCTGTAATTTTAGTgctttttccaaaaatatacttTACAACACTGACAAAGCACTTACGACCACAGTAGCTTCTAAGTGTATATAATGAAAGGGCATGCAAAAGACAGAAAGTCTCCACAGGCATGCAGAGAGTACCTCTTTATAGAACTCATCGAAAATCGACTTGACCAGGTCTAGTTGAATATCCCAAGGTTTTGCGCTTGCGCAAAGATCGCAGCCCGTTATGATAACGGCTTGAAGAAGCATTCTAAGAAATTAAGAAATCGGTCTATAAATAGCCTCCCGATGAGAAGCAGGTGACTGAGTTTCCATACTGTTCAGAAACCTTCAGTAATGTGATGCTTGATGCAAACATTTGTTCTCAGaatgaaattttggaaaatgacAGGTGATTCATATGATGAAATTCAGAAGGTGAGTTAGATATGAATATCCTGAACCCTAATGATGATATGAGGGGTAATGCACTGTCTTGTACGAAGGAAGGTCCCTTACCTGTGGTCCGCATTGTCCCAGGAAAACTCGCCCTTGTCGGCAATATCCTGGAGACGAGACCTATTGGCAAAGAACAGTGCCAAGTCTGTGGCTAGTATACAATGGCGGATATCGCTCAGAATCTGAAACGAGTATCATTAGTTTTCATCACCAATTTTTATTCTTGATGATCTATCTACATATCACTCTTTCTTATAATGTATTATTCTCACCTGTTTGTATTCCGCTGAGGAAagatgtttgaaaatgttgtgACCTTCATTCtgaaaagcaaaacaaaagatttgctCAGCTTGATAATCCAACACttatttattatgaaatgctGGTGCCATGACCAGGATACTTACCTGTAAAATGGTAACGGTGTGGTTAAAATGATGGTGCTCCATTGTAGAGGTGGAGTATATGGCAGCCAGAGGGGAGGCACTCTTGACCATAAAAGCGTTAGTTTTCCCTCGGTGATCAAGATCATGACAGAGACAAGCGACGTATAAGGCCAAACACTGAAAAAGACACACATATCCTGAAATTACTACACACTATCCTTAATAAtgctaaaaatatcaataaacagtTTAGtataattcaaaatgaaatagaGTCTGCTATTTCAAATACGTTGAAATTATCAAACCATAAAACAAATACTAGTAGAGTACATTCTGCTAGATCGATTTAAATATCTCACCTCTATGGGCGTGAATCGGTGCTCTGACGTTTTGATGACGGTGAACATGGCGTGGGCCACGGAGAAGGCGTGGGCCCAGTTGTGGTAGGGGACGTTCCGGTAGTTTTTGCGTACGGTGAGGGTGAATCTAATCATGTCGTCCAGGTCAAACCTTCTGAACAAAGACAAACGGTTAAAGCAGACGGGGTCCCAGCTGTGTACACAACACAATTCAGCAGACACTTCTAATACATCTATCCGGTCTTTGACATTTTACAACATCTGATGTATACCAATACTTTTCACATTACTATTATTTGGTCAAGAGTTCGtgcgacttttttttttatctactgCATATAAAGTATCAAAAGtctaataattttaaatatacttcAGTACATTTGTATGAATATCTGTAAGCGAATACCAGTCATACCggtgtttgtttggtttttttagaCAAAAAGACCTCAAAAGTGTTTTTATTTACTGGTATGTGTAGTGTAgatattattcttattttccAATGTCAAATACATACTGTAAGGTTTGTTATTGGCTTATATTTAACAAATCACATGCCTTcaacacaaaaaacaaaaagttattcTTTGCCAAACACTTATATCACAAAACTTAGTAGCACAACACGGCATTTATTCCGCGACACGTTTGAAAGAGACTGGGGACCTGTCTAGGAGAATCTTGTGTCTATTGATCAAACTCAGCTGACGGACTGAAGGAAATGGAGGCCGGATACACTAATGAGGTAGCGCTGTGGCGTTCGTTGGACTAATGGCAATGACAAAGAGTCGCCGAGCTTGCAACATTTTAGCCGGCAAAATTGTCTGAAAATGCGGTCCCTCGTACAGAGAACTTTATTTTGTGGTCATTTTTAGATTCATCACGACTATGTGGATGACGCGATGGTTtgcaaaaattcaatttcaaaatcattaattaatatatatggTTCATGTCTTTTTTTATAGTGAATGCTAGAAAACCACTGATAGGTTAACTGCTCTTAAAAAAACATGCATAATTTTTCTGAAGGAATAACATGTTATTAAAcgcatattaaaaaatacaataaaacaataatagTGAAGAGatgatataaataatgaaattaacaGTAACACCAGCACAACAACGAGGTATACACTTAGCGCGGTGAAGCAATTAAACATATATTAGTTagtgaaatatttgttttgggGAAGAACTAAGTTTTTTAGAGTCACACAGCATGACTGAAAAATCAGAATAGGATACATGGCTACATGCGATAAAGTGTACACGTACGTAACAAGTGTAAAGTTTAAACTTGGAGAATAATACGATAAACAGTTCAAGAGAAGAGGTTGTTTACAGAATCTGTGAGGATTACTTTGGTATAGGTTTGTACGGGGCTACATCAATACGATTATAGTAATCTAGCTGGTCTATGTATGGTTATACATGAGAACTAGTATACATAAGTTAAAACCAGAAATTTGTGGGAAGGGTTGACAGAGTGTCTCTAAATTTATTCCAAATATCCTTTCCGattcaaacaaaaacttttgaaCTTTAACTTTTTGAGTTTTCTACATTATATCAAATACTATTGATATGGATTTCTTttcatctattttaatttttgattttttttcctaaaattatgagaaaacagaaaataattttttttttctgttttatcgtaattttagaggggaaaaatcaaaatttaaaatagataaaaagaaattcataTCTATACTGGAGAATCTTCTGTTCAATGTTTTATGTAAAGAACTCCCCAAAAcatcaaaataatgtaaacacaacatcgattgtgacgtcacacatctgcaggagaaaaaaaaacccaaagagcAGTGATTGGCTGTTAGTACGCGGAGCCGTTATATAGGAGATTTACTGACAATCATTGATCAGTCTATAGGGAAAACACacacattttgaaaattataagtgGTGTTCTCTAAAGAGCAAGAACCAGAAAGAGGCTACACTAAACGCTACTGAAAATGACAATACCtttcttcatttttgtttttactgcAAAAAACAGCATGTGATGGGACTTAGTCATTTTTCAGaagacaaaaattaaaacaggGACGATTTGGTTTTGTTGTAAAACAAATTGCTTCTTCGTCAATGGTCTTTCACACAATAACTTTAACCCAACTTTTCATTTCTAGTTATTTAATTAGACGTTTTTCTGACGAACAAGCAAGCTGCTCTATTACACAGATCGCGTTTCGTTGTGTTGGACAACATAAAATACAGGTAGAAACAACCGATAATTGGCTCAGTCTTATCACGTGACACATGTAGTATCTGAATGGTTCTTTGCGTCAAAGAGTGATGACGATAGACTTACTGGGAATGCATTTTAAAGATGTCCCTCATCATGTACAGAACATACACTGGCTTGTGGTCACTGTCTATCGCCCAAGGGGAATAATCGTAACTGCAACAAAATACAGCATAATAGATATTTTTATGTCAGATGGATAAAAGttattaaaacataaatataaaccATGTATATGCATTGAACTAAAACAGTTACGTATCTGCATTTTTGCCATAAGGGAATGACGTATGATGTCCGCAATATCGCTTGGAAAGGACTGTCGGGGTGTCTGAAATACGCGTTAAGACGGAGAACTTAAACGAGAAATTGTTCTAGAAGGTCGGGAATATGTCGCTAGGAACTGACTCTAGGATGTCGGGAATTTGTCGCTAGAGTTGGTAACTTACTCTAGGATGTCAGGAATGTCGCTGGGAATAAATAACTTACTCCGGCTAGGATGTCGGGAATATCGCTAGAAATGATAACTTACTCTAGGATGTCGGGAATGTCGATAAGAATGAGAACTTACTCTAGGATGTCGGGAATGTCGATAAGAATGATAACTTACTCTAGGATGTCGGGAATGTCGATAAGAATGAGAACTTACTCTAGGATGTCGGGAATGTCGATAAGAATGATAACTTACTCTAGGATGTCGGGAATGTCGCTAGAAATGAGAACTTACTCTAGGATGTCGGGAATGTCGCTCGGAATGGGCACGTTCTTCGTTAACATGTACTCCTCATCGTTACACTGGCTGTGGTAGGACAGCACCTCCACAGCCACGCGGTACTTCTGCTCTGACCGGCGGATCTTGTCGTACAACTgcaaaaaacaaacacattgtAACCAAATTGTTCATTGGTTAATGTCCTCATCCAAGCGTGTCGCCATGATAAGTCGTTTATCTTTCAGTTTCGCCTACAACTCTATGGtcccaaaatataaaaatctacATAGGAAAACAACTTCTACGTATTCTATTTTCATAACAAAAACTTAAGGTATTTTGGGCAATGTCCAGTATTTTCTCCGACGTAATGGTTGTCCTTACTTTAGCGTGATGTAGAGCAAGACCGCAGTAAATGGCGAAGGTTTCAAATGACTCCTCGTCCGCCTTAGTAAAGACACCGTCGATTTTATTCACCATCTGGACGACGCCAATAATACTGAAACAGAGATTAAGGCAGGCCAAACAATGGTGCTTACTGTGATACAGCATGAAACTTCAAACAGGATGTAGGTTACAACCGACGGCGGACTTACTTGCCCCGGTTGTAGATGGGCATACAGAGGATACTCTTGGTCCTGTAGCCCGTCTGGAGGTCCACGTCACGATTAAAGCGACTGTCTGTGTAGGCGTCCGCGATGTTTAGCACCTCCCCCGTGGAGGCCACGTGACCAGCCACGCCTCTGTCCATGGGGAATCTGTCCACACACAGAATTTATCAATATAAGTACTTTACTACTTGTTcgattttttaaattgctttattttaattcattaggtttattctctctctctctctctctctctctctctctctctctctctctctctctctctctctctctctctctctgtgtgtacCTGATTTCTTTCTGAGGTATATGTTCCTCCACACGTCCAGTGTCAAAGATTCGCGCGTACAGCTCG
Coding sequences within it:
- the LOC128165603 gene encoding probable 3',5'-cyclic phosphodiesterase pde-5 isoform X9: MADLQPETVTQFLFDNPDFLDSFVQQHVHEDKIRQWSQRKHKVQGHNPVALTNGDLIKDQRSNWKNCVQSKKWRILQDLTKDNTTNKARVFTELAACAAESVNADGHNLYLVDEQNQLFLASKSSRNQRAPTACVGRIEPRTSLPAYVAYTKESLLTNSLLGDPRFPLGMGVETERGVSAIAVPLLHGNNLILGVVELYRNYGSMPFSPEEEEVAEMMLVWADICMEYVEMYNSMMKQRKLNDFLLAVTKSIFQDIVSMDTVIMKIMNYAKKLVIADRASLFLVDTKSRELYARIFDTGRVEEHIPQKEIRFPMDRGVAGHVASTGEVLNIADAYTDSRFNRDVDLQTGYRTKSILCMPIYNRGNIIGVVQMVNKIDGVFTKADEESFETFAIYCGLALHHAKLYDKIRRSEQKYRVAVEVLSYHSQCNDEEYMLTKNVPIPSDIPDILDYDYSPWAIDSDHKPVYVLYMMRDIFKMHSHKNKNEERRFDLDDMIRFTLTVRKNYRNVPYHNWAHAFSVAHAMFTVIKTSEHRFTPIECLALYVACLCHDLDHRGKTNAFMVKSASPLAAIYSTSTMEHHHFNHTVTILQNEGHNIFKHLSSAEYKQILSDIRHCILATDLALFFANRSRLQDIADKGEFSWDNADHRRLVMANSMTAADLCSMYKPWKLQVQLVDVIMEEFWQQGDQEKIKIGYVQNPIMDRDKVNELPESQVGFLVGICLPCYEVMAQILPETKPMVNGAVANLKKWRELADKEALEKEKEKEREKQTEETQDEVIKEPPVTKPSDDVNVTSEKSTLLPADVLDDSASDTSFLAADKPLPDPPSGRTSNTSVPSEKTVLSSQSEESR
- the LOC128165603 gene encoding probable 3',5'-cyclic phosphodiesterase pde-5 isoform X6 gives rise to the protein MSSPVRQMTHRRLPPLPGVAPHRRQTQRSPAADMVITGVTCNPALVPHHSSRSVHSSSTMYARSPDLQPETVTQFLFDNPDFLDSFVQQHVHEDKIRQWSQRKHKVQGHNPVALTNGDLIKDQRSNWKNCVQSKKWRILQDLTKDNTTNKARVFTELAACAAESVNADGHNLYLVDEQNQLFLASKSSRNQRAPTACVGRIEPRTSLPAYVAYTKESLLTNSLLGDPRFPLGMGVETERGVSAIAVPLLHGNNLILGVVELYRNYGSMPFSPEEEEVAEMMLVWADICMEYVEMYNSMMKQRKLNDFLLAVTKSIFQDIVSMDTVIMKIMNYAKKLVIADRASLFLVDTKSRELYARIFDTGRVEEHIPQKEIRFPMDRGVAGHVASTGEVLNIADAYTDSRFNRDVDLQTGYRTKSILCMPIYNRGNIIGVVQMVNKIDGVFTKADEESFETFAIYCGLALHHAKLYDKIRRSEQKYRVAVEVLSYHSQCNDEEYMLTKNVPIPSDIPDILDYDYSPWAIDSDHKPVYVLYMMRDIFKMHSQRFDLDDMIRFTLTVRKNYRNVPYHNWAHAFSVAHAMFTVIKTSEHRFTPIECLALYVACLCHDLDHRGKTNAFMVKSASPLAAIYSTSTMEHHHFNHTVTILQNEGHNIFKHLSSAEYKQILSDIRHCILATDLALFFANRSRLQDIADKGEFSWDNADHRRLVMANSMTAADLCSMYKPWKLQVQLVDVIMEEFWQQGDQEKIKIGYVQNPIMDRDKVNELPESQVGFLVGICLPCYEVMAQILPETKPMVNGAVANLKKWRELADKEALEKEKEKEREKQTEETQDEVIKEPPVTKPSDDVNVTSEKSTLLPADVLDDSASDTSFLAADKPLPDPPSGRTSNTSVPSEKTVLSSQSEESR